From Bos mutus isolate GX-2022 chromosome 5, NWIPB_WYAK_1.1, whole genome shotgun sequence, one genomic window encodes:
- the DCP1B gene encoding mRNA-decapping enzyme 1B — MAVAGGPAGKGRDISLAALRRHDPYISRIVDVASQVALYTFGHRANEWEKTDVEGTLFVYTRSASPKHGFTIMNRLSMENRTEPITKDLDFLLQDPFLLYRNARLSIYGIWFYDKEECQRIAELMKNLTQYEQLKAHHGTGAGASPVSLGSGEGKEADILRMLTKAKDEYTKCKTCSEPKQISSSSAIHDNPNLIKPIPVKPSGSRQQRGPRPGQTSDPEPQHLSLTALFGKQDKAPCQEATGPPQTLPLQQQQPEKFPVRQGVVRSLSYEEPRRPSPPVDKQLCPAIQKLMVRSMDLQPLAELPESRPCTDALRAACAGPAQTGSPRSRALAAPGTQKLLQVQSIPGAENRCEPGAPAPASSATTPVSLAQPTRLSSALPPQTPGPRALPRPAPPGPGPGHQPVTGPGEVSPRELLRRLQAVQQEQQLPAPGRPALAAKFPTATPSTRARNPLEPWRDPPPSTEQPAPLLQVLSPQRIPAAATPPPLMSPLVFAQPSWAPPQERSRAPLPPGNQDPAATPTGLLLPLRTPEPPGTPGSALSKLQLQEALLHLIQNDDNFLNIIYEAYLFSLTQAAVKKTL, encoded by the exons ATGGCGGTGGCGGGTGGCCCGGCGGGGAAGGGCCGCGACATTAGCCTGGCGGCCCTGCGGCGCCACGACCCCTACATCAGCCGCATCGTGGACGTGGCCAGCCAGGTCGCCCTGTACACCTTCGGTCACCGGGCCAACGAGTGG gaAAAGACTGATGTGGAGGGAACCTTATTTGTTTACACAAG GTCCGCATCTCCGAAGCACGGCTTCACCATCATGAACAGGCTGAGCATGGAGAACAGGACGGAGCCCATCACCAAAGACCTGGACTTCCTGCTACAGGACCCCTTCCTTCTCTACAGAAACGCCAGAT TGTCCATCTATGGAATTTGGTTTTATGACAAGGAAGAATGCCAAAGAATCGCAGAGCTAATGAAGAA CCTCACTCAGTACGAACAGCTGAAAGCCCACCACGGAACGGGAGCCGGGGCCTCGCCCGTGAGCCTCGGCTCAGGAGAGGGCAAGGAGGCCGACATCTTGCGGATGCTGACCAAGGCCAAAGACGAGTACACGAAG tgtAAAACCTGCTCCGAGCCCAAACAGATCAGCAGCTCGTCCGCTATCCACGACAACCCCAACCTCATCAAGCCGATTCCAGTGAAACCCAGTGGGAGCCGGCAGCAGCGGGGCCCTCGGCCCGGCCAG ACCTCAGACCCGGAACCCCAGCACCTGTCCTTGACGGCACTCTTCGGGAAGCAGGACAAAGCCCCGTGTCAGGAGGCCACAGGGCCTCCCCAGACCCTccccctgcagcagcagcagccagagaagTTCCCAGTGCGGCAGGGGGTCGTCCGATCCCTATCCTATGAGGAGCCCCGGAGACCCTCGCCCCCTGTCGACAAGCAGCTCTGCCCTGCCATTCAAAAGCTCATGGTCAGGAGCATGGACCTACAGCCACTGGCAGAGCTGCCTGAGAGCCGGCCCTGCACAGACGCCCTCAGGGCGGCCTGCGCTGGGCCCGCCCAGACAGGGTCTCCCCGCAGCCGCGCACTCGCAGCCCCTGGGACTCAGAAACTCCTCCAGGTACAGAGCATACCCGGGGCTGAGAACAGGTGTGAGCCCGGGGCGCCAGCACCTGCCAGCTCGGCCACCACCCCCGTGTCCCTGGCCCAGCCCACCCGTCTCAGCAGTGCCCTCCCGCCCCAGACTCCAGGGCCCCGGGCCCTCCCCAGACCAGCaccccccggccccggccccggccatCAGCCGGTGACTGGGCCGGGCGAGGTCTCCCCACGGGAGCTGCTGCGGAGGCTCCAGGCGGTACAGCAGGAACAGCAGCTGCCAGCGCCCGGCCGCCCAGCCCTGGCAGCCAAGTTCCCCACAGCCACCCCGAGCACCCGAGCGCGGAACCCCCTGGAGCCCTGGAGGGACCCGCCCCCCAGCACTGAGCAACCAGCTCCCCTCCTTCAG GTCCTCTCGCCCCAGCGCATCCCGGCCGCCGCGACCCCACCTCCACTCATGTCGCCCCTGGTGTTCGCGCAGCCCAGCTGGGCCCCGCCGCAAGAGAGGAGCCGTGCACCCTTGCCCCCAGGAAACCAGGACCCCGCTGCCACTCCCACcggcctcctcctgcccctgcgGACGCCTGAGCCCCCGGGGACCCCTGGCAGCGCCCTGAGCAAGCTGCAGCTCCAGGAGGCCCTGCTGCACCTCATCCAG